The Bryobacteraceae bacterium genome includes a window with the following:
- the dprA gene encoding DNA polymerase — MALDRTAAAPHTDSQILHWLALVMTPGLGTKRAMDLLERYGSPEQILRLDAQELEGAGVAPAVASSMAAGCSFAAAMEVAERTKRMGVEVIPWCDARYPPRLREIYDPPLLLFALGRVELLQTVMVAIVGSRQPTAYGQAVAERLGRDLAAAGVTVVSGMARGVDTSAHQGALAVKGATVAVFGCGLDVIYPAENRGLAERIAREGLLVSEFPLGTPGHPQNFPIRNRVVSGLSEGVVVVEGRQYSGSLITARLALDQNREVFAVPGNITSPASFGPNLLIKQGAQMVQSHEDILDGLGTEARARLARQTALPIGTQPAPAAGPMAHIAEEVLRFLKVDSPVALDDLIEWLPHVSPSELIAVLFELEEAGRVRQLPGRSYVKVWSE, encoded by the coding sequence ATGGCGCTCGACAGGACGGCGGCGGCTCCGCATACCGACAGCCAGATCCTCCACTGGCTTGCGCTGGTCATGACTCCAGGGCTGGGGACGAAACGGGCGATGGATCTGCTGGAGCGGTACGGCTCGCCCGAGCAGATTCTCCGGCTGGACGCCCAGGAACTGGAAGGCGCGGGAGTGGCCCCGGCGGTGGCCAGCAGCATGGCGGCGGGCTGCTCCTTTGCGGCGGCGATGGAGGTGGCGGAGCGCACCAAGCGGATGGGCGTGGAGGTGATTCCCTGGTGCGACGCGCGCTACCCGCCACGATTGCGGGAGATCTACGACCCGCCGCTGCTGCTGTTCGCCCTCGGCCGCGTTGAGCTGCTTCAGACCGTGATGGTGGCGATCGTCGGCAGCCGCCAGCCTACGGCCTACGGGCAGGCGGTGGCGGAACGGCTCGGCCGGGATCTTGCGGCGGCGGGCGTAACGGTGGTGAGCGGCATGGCGAGGGGCGTGGACACGTCGGCGCACCAGGGCGCCCTGGCGGTGAAGGGCGCAACCGTGGCTGTCTTCGGCTGCGGGCTGGACGTGATCTATCCGGCGGAGAACCGCGGGCTGGCGGAGCGGATCGCCCGGGAAGGGCTGCTCGTGAGCGAGTTCCCCCTCGGCACGCCCGGCCATCCGCAGAACTTCCCCATCCGCAACCGCGTGGTCAGCGGATTGAGCGAGGGCGTCGTCGTGGTGGAAGGCAGGCAGTACAGCGGCAGCCTGATCACGGCGCGGCTGGCGCTGGACCAGAACCGGGAGGTCTTTGCGGTTCCGGGCAACATCACGAGTCCGGCCAGCTTCGGGCCGAACCTGCTGATCAAGCAGGGGGCGCAGATGGTGCAGTCGCACGAGGACATCCTCGATGGACTCGGCACGGAGGCGCGGGCGCGGTTGGCGCGGCAGACGGCCCTGCCCATCGGGACGCAGCCGGCGCCAGCCGCAGGCCCGATGGCCCACATCGCAGAAGAAGTGCTTCGTTTTCTAAAGGTTGACAGTCCGGTGGCGCTCGACGACCTGATCGAATGGCTGCCTCACGTCTCGCCTTCCGAGTTGATCGCCGTGCTGTTCGAGCTTGAAGAGGCGGGCCGCGTCCGCCAACTGCCGGGCAGAAGTTATGTTAAGGTATGGAGCGAGTAG
- a CDS encoding alpha-glucosidase yields the protein MFLLASALVIAVASPNGQVRFELASDMTYSVKLAGRTVIEPSRLSITVDGADLAAGAKPGRATSRRIRERFAWHGSHATAIADCNESSVPVSGRIPYTVEIRACNDGAAFRTIVPGTGNRVPDEATVFRPPAGSTVWHHDLEGHYEALHRRSLIGEIPAGEWLAPPVTFRIPEGGYASITEAGLARYAGMALQADGQGALHARLGHAHPPSYPFRLRYKEDMERLAKPAAVSGTITTPWRVILVGADLNALVNADLVWTLAPPPDRRMFPQGAATPWVKPGRAVWKYLDGGQNDAATVREFSRLAGQLGFEYQVVEGFWQKWTEEELRDVIADSRRHGVGLWLWKHSRELRDPESRTRFFDLCRRAGAAGVKIDFFDHEAKEVVELYETLLREAAARQLLVNFHGANKPAGESRTWPNELTREAVRGMESRKSPRARHDATIPFTRLLAGPADYTPVHFGERRNDTTWAHQIATAIVFTSPLLTYAAHPAAILANPAAELIRAIPAVWDETRVLAGSEIGEAAIFARRRGGDWFIAAVNGETAREVEIRLDFLGAGSWKALLVKDAGTAGDSVSVETAVAGKDGRWMIGLLPGGGFAARISRQ from the coding sequence GTGTTTCTGCTTGCATCCGCGCTTGTGATTGCTGTTGCCAGTCCGAACGGTCAGGTGAGATTCGAACTGGCGTCCGACATGACGTATTCGGTCAAACTCGCCGGGCGCACAGTGATCGAGCCGTCGCGGCTGTCGATCACCGTGGACGGCGCCGACCTCGCCGCTGGGGCGAAACCTGGACGCGCCACGAGCCGGAGGATCCGCGAGCGATTCGCCTGGCACGGCTCGCACGCCACCGCCATCGCCGACTGCAATGAATCTTCAGTCCCTGTCTCGGGCCGGATTCCCTACACAGTGGAGATCCGGGCCTGCAATGACGGCGCCGCGTTCCGCACCATCGTTCCCGGCACGGGGAACCGGGTGCCGGACGAGGCCACGGTCTTCCGCCCGCCAGCAGGCAGCACGGTGTGGCATCACGATCTCGAAGGCCATTATGAGGCGCTTCACAGGCGCAGCCTCATCGGGGAGATTCCAGCGGGCGAGTGGCTCGCCCCGCCGGTCACCTTCCGGATTCCTGAGGGCGGCTACGCTTCCATCACCGAGGCGGGACTGGCGCGCTACGCCGGCATGGCGCTGCAGGCGGACGGGCAAGGCGCGCTGCACGCGCGGCTCGGGCATGCGCATCCGCCGAGCTATCCCTTCCGGCTCCGCTACAAGGAGGACATGGAGCGGCTGGCGAAGCCTGCCGCCGTCAGCGGAACCATCACGACTCCGTGGCGCGTGATCCTTGTGGGGGCCGATCTCAACGCCCTGGTCAACGCGGATCTGGTCTGGACGCTGGCGCCGCCGCCGGACCGCCGGATGTTTCCGCAGGGGGCGGCAACGCCTTGGGTGAAGCCCGGGCGCGCAGTGTGGAAGTACCTCGATGGCGGGCAGAACGACGCGGCCACGGTCCGCGAATTCTCCCGGCTGGCGGGGCAGCTCGGCTTTGAATACCAGGTGGTGGAAGGGTTCTGGCAGAAGTGGACCGAAGAGGAACTGCGCGATGTCATCGCGGACTCGCGCCGACACGGAGTCGGGCTCTGGTTGTGGAAGCACAGCCGGGAGCTGCGCGACCCGGAATCGCGCACGCGCTTCTTCGACCTTTGCCGCCGCGCAGGCGCCGCCGGAGTCAAGATCGACTTCTTCGACCACGAAGCCAAAGAAGTGGTGGAGCTGTACGAGACGCTGCTGCGGGAAGCGGCCGCACGCCAACTGCTGGTGAACTTCCACGGCGCCAACAAGCCGGCGGGGGAGTCTCGGACATGGCCGAACGAGCTGACGCGCGAGGCCGTCCGCGGGATGGAATCGCGCAAGTCGCCCAGGGCCCGCCACGATGCCACGATTCCCTTCACGCGCCTGCTGGCCGGCCCCGCGGATTACACGCCGGTTCACTTCGGCGAACGCCGCAACGACACGACCTGGGCCCATCAGATCGCCACAGCCATCGTCTTCACATCGCCTCTGCTGACGTACGCCGCCCACCCGGCGGCGATTCTCGCCAATCCCGCTGCGGAGTTGATCCGGGCGATTCCCGCGGTCTGGGATGAAACGCGCGTGCTGGCGGGGTCCGAGATCGGCGAAGCCGCGATCTTCGCCCGAAGAAGGGGAGGCGACTGGTTCATCGCCGCGGTGAACGGGGAAACCGCCCGGGAGGTGGAGATCCGCCTGGACTTCCTCGGCGCCGGGAGCTGGAAAGCCCTGCTGGTGAAAGATGCGGGTACGGCCGGGGACTCCGTGTCCGTGGAGACCGCGGTTGCCGGCAAGGACGGCCGCTGGATGATCGGCCTGCTGCCGGGAGGCGGCTTCGCCGCCCGGATCTCGCGGCAGTGA
- a CDS encoding NADH-quinone oxidoreductase subunit B produces MYLENVNERNFLVTSVDYVFNWARKSSLWPLTFGLACCAIEMIASSASRFDIARYGAEVFRPSPRQSDLMIVAGTVTLKMAPVLKRIYDQMPEPKWVISMGACSSVGGPFNTYAVLQGVDKIVPVDVYVYGCPPRPENLFYGLLKLQDKIDQMSLVRRPTEVRLNESMLEDFKKRVMIAQTQNPAA; encoded by the coding sequence ATGTACCTGGAAAACGTGAACGAGCGCAACTTCCTGGTGACGTCGGTCGATTATGTCTTCAACTGGGCGAGGAAGTCCTCGCTCTGGCCGCTCACCTTCGGGCTGGCCTGCTGCGCGATCGAAATGATCGCGAGTTCGGCTTCGCGCTTCGACATCGCCCGCTACGGGGCAGAGGTTTTCCGTCCAAGCCCGCGGCAGTCGGATCTGATGATCGTCGCCGGCACGGTGACGCTGAAGATGGCGCCGGTGCTGAAACGCATCTACGACCAGATGCCGGAGCCGAAGTGGGTGATCTCGATGGGGGCGTGCTCGAGCGTCGGCGGACCGTTCAACACATACGCCGTTCTGCAGGGCGTCGACAAGATCGTGCCCGTCGATGTCTATGTGTACGGCTGCCCGCCGCGGCCGGAGAATCTGTTTTACGGCCTGCTGAAACTGCAGGACAAGATCGACCAGATGAGCCTCGTGCGCCGGCCGACGGAAGTGCGGCTGAACGAGTCGATGCTGGAAGACTTCAAGAAGCGGGTGATGATCGCCCAGACGCAGAACCCTGCCGCGTGA